The genomic window CCGACATCGAGCGCATCGGCGACTACGCCGCCAACGTCGCCAAGCGTTCCATCGCCCTGGCCACGGTGCCGCCGCTGCCGCAGATCCAGGGTGTGCGGGCGTTGGGACGGCTGGCCGCGCAGCAGGTGCGTCGTGCCATGGAAGCCTACCGTGACAATGATGCAGAGGCCGCGCTGAAGCTGCGCGCCGACGACGCGCGTCTGGATGCGCAGTACACCGCGTTGTTCCGCGAGTTGCTGACCTACATGATGGAAGACCCGCGCAACATCACCCCGTGCACGCATCTGTTGTTCATGGCAAAGAACCTCGAACGCATTGGTGACCACGCCACCAACATTGCCGAGAACGTCTGGTTCCTGGTGCACGGGGATGCGCCGCTGCCGCCGC from Stenotrophomonas nitritireducens includes these protein-coding regions:
- the phoU gene encoding phosphate signaling complex protein PhoU is translated as MNLPNDHIVKSYDEEQQRLVAEIVRMGEMSVAQLEAALDVIERRDEKAAQRIVANDEAIDQLEQQISHDVMRLALRGPMARDLREILAGLRIPADIERIGDYAANVAKRSIALATVPPLPQIQGVRALGRLAAQQVRRAMEAYRDNDAEAALKLRADDARLDAQYTALFRELLTYMMEDPRNITPCTHLLFMAKNLERIGDHATNIAENVWFLVHGDAPLPPREKRDETSTVDHA